Genomic DNA from Nitrosospira lacus:
TAAAGTCATAGGACGAGTCAACCACGTGGCCGTCCACCGATAATACCCGGAACTTTACCGTGTACTTGCCAGCGGCCAGTTCCGGCAGGGGCAGAACGATGGCTCTGGGGTCGTCAGGCGCAATCGTGGGCTTGGCGTCGGTGACAGGGGTCTTGCCGGCGTTGAGTACGGTCAGCGCCGCGTAATCCTTTTCGATTTCTTCATTGAACCAGAGCCGTACCTGCCCCGGTGTGACGGTGAGCACCGCGCGGCGCGGCGGTTCCGCCTTGACCAGCATCGCATGCGCCAGGGCGGGCGCGCTGTGCAGGCTCGCCATCGCCATGATCAGCATGCTGCCCGCCATGATCCGCTTGAGGGCGGAGGCCATCCATGATTCCATTCTGACTCCTCGTTCAGTCCGCCGCCCCAAAGCGGGGCGGGGTGTCTATTTGACTGTATTGCTTGCGTATGGTTCGGCTTGACCGGCAGCCCTCCGGCCTGGCCGCGGGCTCAGGCGGGGGCGGATTTGCGCCGCCCGCGCAGGAGGAAGACCGCCGCCGCGCCGATGATGGCCGCGATGGCGACGATCAGGTAGGGCGAGGTGCCCTTGGGCTCGCCTACCGAGAAGGGGAAGCGCGAGACATATTCCGATTTTTCGCCCACGGTCACGAGACCGACGAATTTGCCGGGCTGCATGAAGTCGTATTCAAAGTTGATGGAGCCATTGGGGTAAACCTTGGCCGGTATGTGCAGGATGGTGATTTCGTCCAGGTTGCCTTCGGCGCCCGCCTGCGCGCCGGTGTCGCGGATGATGCGCACTTCCGTGGGCAGGGGGCGCAGCGCTTCTTCGATGTAATCGAGCGCGACCACGGTGCGGCCCGTGGCCGGAATGTCTTCGCAGAATTCCTTCTCCTGCGTGGCTTCCGGCTGGTAGCCGGTAAAGTGCATGGTGTACGGGCCGATCGTGAGTTTGCAGATGTCGTCCGCGAGGGAGAGGCCGCCGTGCGCCTGTACCTGCGCGGAAAAGGGCAGGCCGATCGTGAGCATTAAACCTATCAAGGCAGGTTTCAGTGTGTGTAAGGACATTATCAAGATCACCTATAAAGGAATGTTGAATCGTGCATTCTTGCCGTGAGTCCGCACCTTGCGCCTAGGAGCGGCGGGAGGCTCGCCAGCGCTGCATGCGCTTGGATTTCATGAGCTTGTAGCCAAACAGGGTCAGTACCAGCAGGGCTATCAGGGGTCCCACCGCGGTGCGGAATATGTGTGCATAGTTGATCATCTGCACCCGCAGGGGATACTGGTAGCGCAGCGGAGGCTGTCCTTCGGCGGTAATGATGACCGTGTACAGCCCCTGATCCAGGCTGGCCTCGCCCTTGATCACGCCATCCGGGTGGTAGCTCGGGCGCAGGTAGGTCACGGTTTCATCTTCGGTTTCGTTGGTGCCTTTTATTACCCGCAGGCCGATCGGCATGTCGCGCAGCGCCAGGTCCACCAGGTCCACTACCAGGTAGGTGTCCCCGCCCTTGGGAATTTCTGTGCAGTATTGCGCGCTGGGTTCAAATTGGGGCTGGTAGGCGCTCAGATGCACCATGCTGTCACCAATCCGGCGCACGCAGCTGTCTTCTTCCATCGAGACTTTACCATGCGCCGCCACCGCGCCGGCGTGAAGCGCCGCAGCCAGGATGAGAACCGCGGCGCACGCCTGTCTCATTTGCCTAACCACGAACGGGTCCTCCCGTCTGGATATTACGAGGGTTCACTGTTCAACCTAATCCGGTAGCGAGCGAACTTACTATCAAGCTGAAGCTCAAGTGATGCAATAAGTCTTTGCGAATCATGGTGCTAATATAAAAAACAAACGGTCAGCGAGCAAATTCAGGTCCATCTGCGTCCCTTCGATGCGAGGGGATGGGTTGTTGCGGCACATTAAAAAACACCGATCCACCTTTCCGTCTGGCGACGGGGGCGGACCGGTGTCATGCCTGGGTTGCTTAGAGCTTGGTGAAGACCGGTATCACTGCCCCGGCTATGCT
This window encodes:
- a CDS encoding copper resistance CopC family protein, with protein sequence MESWMASALKRIMAGSMLIMAMASLHSAPALAHAMLVKAEPPRRAVLTVTPGQVRLWFNEEIEKDYAALTVLNAGKTPVTDAKPTIAPDDPRAIVLPLPELAAGKYTVKFRVLSVDGHVVDSSYDFTVKSKAQEK